One Sphaerisporangium krabiense DNA segment encodes these proteins:
- a CDS encoding YbaB/EbfC family nucleoid-associated protein gives MEPFGRPDAAEMRAYADELRATFTRLHQEAPALHEKARAVQVTEKSRDGLISATVGPRGDLIRLDIDPRVYRRPDSRELADSITETVHRAAEKARERVVELFEPLIPAEQMAAHLDGDLERVLDQMAGRMLGKG, from the coding sequence GTGGAGCCTTTCGGGCGTCCGGACGCGGCCGAGATGCGCGCCTACGCCGACGAACTGCGGGCGACGTTCACACGCCTGCACCAGGAGGCGCCCGCGCTGCACGAGAAGGCGCGCGCCGTCCAGGTCACGGAGAAGTCCCGGGACGGCCTGATCTCCGCCACCGTCGGCCCGCGGGGAGACCTCATCCGGCTCGACATCGACCCCCGCGTCTACCGGCGGCCCGACTCACGGGAACTGGCCGACTCGATCACCGAGACCGTCCACCGGGCCGCCGAGAAGGCGCGCGAGAGGGTCGTCGAGCTGTTCGAGCCGCTCATCCCGGCGGAACAGATGGCGGCGCACCTCGACGGGGACCTCGAACGCGTGCTGGACCAGATGGCCGGCCGGATGCTCGGGAAGGGGTGA
- a CDS encoding SseB family protein, whose amino-acid sequence MGEWRPEGAFEETLGAAYAAGDLAACLALLREAELALPIGPRAAAGHEPVAWPTMSGEARTWIVACTSAAAVRAVAGDATRSFRVVSLPELAAGWPDARWGLAVNPGLPVSLYLEPGTVARLAAPSPSEDRRAVPESGPPIMQKALDAAGLRDLLVDGGFRVSGYCHQAVDVAHIATPAVLADALGAEGTVGADGSVNLLRWRAAGLNLYRPPYGGADEESMAAVAGWVVEEPPFTGMGYVPNVDQVIREYKVSGVGLPHGAEVWELTASGVEHRRAVFDGDLARWLLVHVVAAGSPPPGTEPHGAEPPVVATSAGDPSRAEPSHGARQAWHSYRALFDGVEYEASPDPRADGLWMRLRSDRPAAGFVQVAPGRFVRPAPAEECEAVRFVTTVAEWRDAPCQVRGERDGELLLEYTGGLLPVARRLGLERVERGVHRRWVPRDEVRDLRDQVVDLDF is encoded by the coding sequence ATGGGGGAATGGCGCCCCGAGGGGGCGTTCGAGGAGACGCTCGGGGCCGCGTACGCCGCGGGCGACCTGGCCGCGTGCCTGGCGCTGCTGCGCGAGGCCGAGCTGGCGCTCCCGATCGGGCCGCGGGCGGCGGCGGGCCACGAGCCGGTCGCCTGGCCCACGATGAGCGGCGAGGCGCGCACCTGGATCGTCGCCTGCACCTCCGCCGCGGCCGTCCGGGCGGTCGCCGGCGACGCCACCCGGAGCTTCCGCGTCGTCTCCCTGCCCGAGCTGGCCGCGGGGTGGCCGGACGCGCGCTGGGGGCTGGCCGTCAATCCCGGGCTGCCGGTGAGCCTCTACCTGGAGCCGGGGACGGTCGCGCGGCTGGCCGCGCCGTCGCCGTCCGAGGACCGCCGCGCCGTACCGGAGTCCGGCCCGCCGATCATGCAGAAGGCGCTCGACGCGGCCGGCCTGCGCGACCTGCTCGTGGACGGCGGGTTCCGGGTCTCGGGGTACTGCCATCAGGCGGTGGACGTGGCGCACATCGCGACCCCCGCCGTGCTGGCGGACGCGCTCGGCGCCGAGGGGACGGTCGGCGCGGACGGCTCGGTGAACCTGCTGCGGTGGCGCGCGGCCGGGCTGAACCTGTACCGGCCCCCGTACGGCGGGGCCGACGAGGAGTCCATGGCCGCCGTGGCCGGCTGGGTGGTCGAGGAGCCGCCGTTCACCGGCATGGGGTACGTCCCGAACGTCGACCAGGTGATCCGCGAGTACAAGGTCAGCGGGGTCGGGCTGCCGCACGGCGCGGAGGTGTGGGAGCTGACGGCGTCCGGCGTCGAGCACCGGCGGGCCGTGTTCGACGGGGACCTCGCGCGGTGGCTGCTGGTCCACGTCGTCGCCGCCGGCTCTCCGCCACCCGGCACGGAGCCGCACGGCGCCGAGCCGCCGGTCGTGGCGACGTCCGCCGGGGACCCCTCCCGCGCGGAGCCGTCTCACGGCGCCCGGCAGGCGTGGCATTCGTACCGCGCCCTCTTCGACGGTGTGGAGTACGAGGCGAGCCCCGACCCGCGCGCCGACGGGCTGTGGATGCGGCTGAGGAGCGACCGGCCCGCGGCGGGGTTCGTCCAGGTCGCCCCAGGGCGGTTCGTGCGCCCGGCGCCCGCGGAGGAGTGCGAGGCGGTGCGCTTCGTGACGACGGTCGCCGAGTGGCGCGACGCCCCGTGCCAGGTGCGCGGCGAGCGGGACGGCGAGTTGCTGCTGGAGTACACCGGCGGCCTGCTGCCGGTCGCGCGGCGGCTCGGGCTGGAGCGCGTCGAGCGGGGCGTCCACCGGCGGTGGGTTCCCCGGGACGAGGTGCGCGACCTGCGGGACCAGGTCGTCGACCTCGATTTCTGA
- a CDS encoding protein kinase domain-containing protein: MGESPRGTAYLAHPTAAGAAPGEEPVPSPEASGEAGAGVPEPGGVDATGGRFVVKLLPRRPEADEEARSRVLDDLSAARRVSSAYAVRAVDAGWADDRAYVVREYVEGRSLREAVEAGGALTGDALERIAVGTLTALTAVHLAGISHRGLTPDNVLLGPDGPRVADFGLGETGYRSPEQVRGEPAGPAADVFAWARTLAYAATGAEPFADDPQAIATAAPDLGALPAPLRDVVGACLSKTPAERPTAQGAMLWLLGDDKTASAPPAIPAAPLPAATPAESSPTPPNTAPPAGSSLTPPAPAPSPGSGPAPDAVVPGQVVVPGPAVAGPVISGSVEPAVPEAPAPDRPGRDVAASAATPAAVWEVPAQAPAPAEQVWSAPALPSDAGAAAAPRTPAAGESETPAAAPRRKAHFPVGLAAGVGVVVGLAGLGLWGAGHYSATQQIGRVAAEGQAPAPESSDGPVAPAEVGGTTAPRPKVTAPWATSPAPQDTGVYPMEITTATPSVGGVPTLSPPPFTPPPIPTQTGSPTQGSPTPRTTVTVTQTPTPTPTPTVAPSGEPSPSPSGPSQTPDPSASPTGSPTGSPTGSPTGSPTGSPTTTAVPSATASPTSSGTARPTASAPVYPRPTITRTVTPNPTVTRPRLTAAPRPITTRPAPTVTRTVAPIVTGTAAPRPTGGTPPTTTQPPAANPYTPQQVCGAGFAVQRSSAFDGGVVHQLRNASTGAVCVVTMKTARLGAASPVSATLEVQGVGARTDSGSYKYYAGPVIMQAKGKCVRFSGTVGDGSGAAPLACG; this comes from the coding sequence TTGGGCGAAAGCCCACGCGGAACCGCCTACCTGGCCCATCCGACCGCGGCAGGCGCCGCGCCCGGAGAGGAGCCCGTACCCTCTCCCGAAGCGTCCGGCGAGGCGGGCGCGGGCGTTCCCGAGCCCGGCGGCGTGGACGCGACCGGGGGGCGGTTCGTCGTCAAGCTGCTCCCCCGCCGGCCGGAGGCCGACGAGGAGGCCCGGTCCCGGGTCCTCGACGACCTGTCCGCCGCGCGGCGGGTGTCCAGCGCGTACGCGGTGCGCGCGGTCGACGCCGGATGGGCGGACGACCGCGCCTACGTCGTCCGCGAGTACGTCGAGGGCCGGTCGCTGCGCGAGGCCGTCGAGGCCGGCGGCGCGCTGACCGGAGACGCGCTGGAGCGGATCGCCGTCGGCACGCTGACCGCGCTCACCGCCGTCCACCTGGCCGGCATCTCCCACCGGGGCCTCACCCCCGACAACGTCCTGCTCGGCCCGGACGGGCCGCGCGTCGCCGACTTCGGGCTCGGCGAGACCGGCTACCGCTCCCCCGAGCAGGTGCGCGGCGAGCCGGCCGGCCCGGCGGCCGACGTGTTCGCGTGGGCGCGCACCCTGGCGTACGCCGCGACCGGCGCCGAGCCGTTCGCCGACGACCCGCAGGCCATCGCCACGGCCGCGCCGGACCTCGGCGCGCTCCCCGCGCCGCTGCGCGACGTGGTCGGCGCCTGCCTGTCCAAGACGCCCGCCGAGCGCCCGACCGCGCAGGGTGCGATGCTGTGGCTCCTCGGCGACGACAAGACCGCCTCGGCTCCGCCCGCGATCCCCGCCGCCCCGCTCCCGGCCGCCACGCCCGCGGAGTCGTCCCCGACGCCCCCGAACACCGCCCCGCCGGCCGGCTCCTCCCTGACGCCGCCCGCCCCGGCGCCCTCTCCGGGTTCCGGGCCGGCTCCCGACGCCGTCGTGCCCGGGCAGGTCGTCGTTCCCGGACCGGCCGTGGCGGGCCCGGTCATCTCCGGCAGCGTGGAACCCGCCGTCCCCGAGGCGCCGGCGCCGGACCGGCCGGGACGGGACGTCGCGGCGTCCGCGGCCACGCCGGCGGCGGTGTGGGAGGTTCCCGCCCAGGCGCCGGCGCCCGCCGAGCAGGTCTGGAGCGCCCCCGCGCTGCCGTCCGACGCCGGCGCGGCCGCTGCGCCGCGCACGCCCGCCGCCGGAGAGTCCGAGACGCCCGCCGCCGCGCCGCGCAGGAAGGCGCACTTCCCGGTCGGCCTCGCCGCCGGGGTGGGCGTCGTCGTGGGACTGGCCGGGCTCGGGCTCTGGGGAGCGGGACACTACTCGGCCACCCAGCAGATCGGCCGGGTCGCCGCCGAGGGCCAGGCGCCGGCGCCGGAGTCCTCGGACGGTCCGGTCGCCCCCGCCGAGGTCGGCGGCACGACGGCGCCGCGCCCGAAGGTCACCGCGCCGTGGGCCACCTCGCCCGCGCCGCAGGACACCGGCGTCTACCCGATGGAGATCACGACGGCCACCCCGTCGGTCGGCGGCGTGCCCACGCTGTCCCCGCCGCCGTTCACGCCGCCGCCGATCCCCACCCAGACGGGCTCGCCGACGCAGGGCTCGCCCACGCCGCGGACGACGGTCACGGTCACGCAGACCCCGACGCCCACCCCGACCCCGACGGTCGCCCCGTCCGGCGAGCCCTCCCCGAGCCCCTCCGGCCCGTCGCAGACGCCCGACCCTTCCGCGTCGCCCACCGGCTCCCCCACGGGATCGCCCACCGGGAGCCCGACGGGATCGCCGACCGGCTCGCCCACCACCACCGCCGTCCCCAGCGCGACCGCGAGCCCCACCTCCTCCGGCACGGCGCGGCCGACCGCGTCCGCCCCGGTCTACCCCAGGCCCACGATCACCAGGACCGTCACGCCGAACCCGACGGTCACCCGTCCCCGGCTGACCGCGGCCCCGCGCCCGATCACGACCCGGCCCGCGCCCACCGTGACCAGGACCGTCGCGCCGATCGTGACCGGCACCGCCGCGCCGCGGCCCACGGGCGGCACGCCGCCGACCACGACGCAGCCGCCCGCCGCCAACCCCTACACCCCGCAGCAGGTCTGCGGCGCCGGGTTCGCGGTCCAGCGGTCGAGCGCCTTCGACGGCGGCGTCGTGCACCAGCTTCGCAACGCCTCGACGGGCGCGGTGTGCGTGGTGACGATGAAGACCGCGCGGCTCGGCGCGGCCTCACCGGTGTCGGCGACGCTGGAGGTGCAGGGCGTGGGCGCCCGCACCGACAGCGGCTCCTACAAGTACTACGCCGGCCCGGTCATCATGCAGGCCAAGGGCAAGTGCGTCCGCTTCTCCGGCACCGTCGGCGACGGCTCGGGCGCGGCGCCGCTCGCCTGCGGGTAG
- a CDS encoding S8 family serine peptidase: protein MAGRGVVAVALAFTLAAGPSTAAAAVEPQRCAPPRGGVEVGESWAQRRLAFTRVWQLTRGEGVTVAFVDSGADTRHPQVRVARTVDLTGTGPLDCVGHGTAVAGIIGGADMKDIPFAGVAPEARLVSIKQSNAENGDVALLAEGIRRAADLGAQVLNISIQTGDQPVLKSAVEYALANDVVIVAAAGNIRKEDGTPAPSYPAAYEGVLAVGSAGPDGRRTDFSNAATPVSVLAPGAGITSTWPGGAYRQDLDGTSYAAPYVAGVAALVRARHPELDNVRVRRRIELTADGASGAGTGAGMVNPLLAVSQILPSEVVALAPARPAPLPSGVVARPVPPDTAAMTRAGGIALAALLAAGLVTAVSVVIPLGRRRGWRPGRAAVPGD, encoded by the coding sequence ATGGCAGGACGGGGTGTCGTCGCCGTCGCGCTGGCGTTCACGCTCGCCGCGGGCCCGAGCACGGCCGCGGCGGCCGTAGAACCCCAGAGGTGCGCGCCCCCGCGCGGCGGCGTGGAGGTCGGCGAGTCCTGGGCGCAGCGGCGGCTGGCCTTCACCCGCGTCTGGCAGCTCACGCGCGGCGAGGGCGTGACGGTCGCGTTCGTCGACAGCGGGGCCGACACCCGCCACCCGCAGGTGCGGGTCGCCAGAACCGTCGACCTGACCGGTACCGGGCCCCTGGACTGCGTCGGCCATGGCACGGCGGTGGCCGGGATCATCGGCGGCGCGGACATGAAGGACATCCCCTTCGCCGGCGTCGCGCCCGAGGCGCGGCTCGTCTCGATCAAGCAGTCCAACGCCGAGAACGGGGACGTGGCGCTGCTCGCCGAGGGCATCCGCCGGGCCGCCGACCTCGGCGCCCAGGTGCTCAACATCTCGATCCAGACCGGCGACCAGCCCGTCCTGAAGAGCGCCGTCGAGTACGCGCTCGCCAACGACGTGGTGATCGTCGCCGCGGCCGGCAACATCCGCAAGGAGGACGGCACGCCCGCCCCTTCCTACCCCGCCGCCTACGAGGGCGTGCTCGCGGTCGGGTCCGCCGGGCCGGACGGCAGGCGGACGGACTTCTCCAACGCGGCCACCCCCGTGTCGGTCCTCGCGCCGGGGGCGGGGATCACCAGCACCTGGCCGGGCGGCGCTTACCGCCAGGACCTGGACGGCACGAGCTACGCCGCGCCGTACGTCGCGGGGGTCGCCGCGCTGGTGCGGGCGCGCCATCCCGAGCTGGACAACGTCCGCGTGCGGCGGCGCATCGAGCTCACCGCGGACGGCGCGTCAGGCGCGGGCACCGGGGCCGGCATGGTGAACCCGCTGCTGGCGGTGTCGCAGATCCTCCCCTCCGAGGTCGTGGCGCTCGCGCCGGCGCGGCCCGCGCCGCTGCCGTCCGGGGTCGTCGCCCGGCCCGTGCCGCCGGACACGGCGGCGATGACGCGGGCGGGCGGGATCGCGCTGGCCGCGCTGCTGGCCGCCGGGCTGGTGACGGCGGTCAGCGTGGTGATCCCCTTGGGGCGGCGGCGCGGGTGGCGGCCGGGGCGTGCCGCCGTTCCCGGCGATTGA
- a CDS encoding cytidine deaminase: MTETSLAPEDSKIITLARAARARNGTAEGAAVRDETGRTYTATNVDLPSLKLSAVQVAVAMAVSSGAVSLEAAALVTDEDEPGRPDLAAIEDLGEAVLFLAAPDGAVKGRYI; this comes from the coding sequence GTGACCGAGACCTCCCTCGCCCCCGAGGACAGCAAGATCATCACGTTGGCCCGCGCCGCCCGCGCGCGCAACGGCACGGCCGAGGGCGCCGCCGTCCGCGACGAGACCGGCCGCACCTACACCGCGACCAACGTGGACCTGCCCTCGCTGAAGCTGTCCGCGGTGCAGGTCGCGGTCGCCATGGCCGTGTCCAGCGGGGCCGTATCGCTGGAGGCCGCCGCGCTCGTCACCGACGAGGACGAGCCCGGCCGGCCCGACCTCGCCGCCATCGAAGACCTGGGGGAGGCCGTCCTGTTCCTCGCGGCCCCCGACGGCGCCGTGAAGGGTCGCTACATCTGA
- the era gene encoding GTPase Era: MEGVSSSAPEFRAGFACFVGRPNVGKSTLMNALVGAKVAITSSKPQTTRRAIRGIVTRPDAQLVIVDTPGLHRPRTLLGERLDSLVLSTLTEVDVIGFCLPANEPVGKGDRFIAEKLAAVKKTPVIAVVTKCDLASREQIAKQLLDVSKLGDFAEIIPVSAESGEQLGLLGDLLAARLPVSPPLYAGGELTDEPEQVLVAELIREAALEGVRDELPHSIAVVVEEMVPREGRDDLLDVYAQMFVERPSQKAIVIGPKGARLKEVGTRARRHIEALLGTHVYLDLRIKVAKDWQRDPKQLRRLGFYD, encoded by the coding sequence ATGGAGGGCGTGAGTTCCTCAGCCCCTGAATTTCGCGCCGGGTTCGCCTGCTTCGTCGGCAGGCCCAACGTCGGCAAGTCGACGCTGATGAATGCGCTTGTGGGCGCGAAGGTGGCGATCACCTCCTCCAAGCCGCAGACCACCCGCCGCGCGATCAGAGGCATCGTCACCCGGCCCGACGCGCAGCTCGTCATCGTCGACACGCCCGGCCTCCACCGCCCGCGCACGCTGCTCGGCGAGCGGCTCGACAGCCTGGTGCTGTCCACCCTGACCGAGGTGGACGTCATCGGCTTCTGCCTGCCGGCCAACGAGCCCGTCGGCAAGGGCGACCGTTTCATCGCCGAGAAGCTCGCGGCCGTGAAGAAGACCCCGGTGATCGCCGTGGTCACCAAGTGCGACCTGGCGAGCCGCGAACAGATCGCCAAGCAGCTCCTCGACGTCTCCAAGCTCGGCGACTTCGCGGAGATCATCCCGGTCTCGGCGGAGTCGGGGGAACAGCTCGGCCTGCTCGGCGACCTGCTCGCCGCCCGCCTGCCGGTGTCCCCTCCCCTGTACGCCGGGGGCGAGCTCACCGACGAGCCCGAGCAGGTCCTCGTCGCCGAGCTGATCCGCGAGGCCGCGCTCGAAGGGGTCCGCGACGAGCTGCCGCACTCCATCGCCGTCGTCGTCGAAGAGATGGTGCCGCGCGAGGGCCGTGACGACCTGCTCGACGTGTACGCCCAGATGTTCGTCGAACGCCCCTCGCAGAAGGCGATCGTCATCGGCCCCAAGGGCGCGCGGCTCAAGGAGGTCGGCACCCGGGCGCGACGGCACATCGAGGCCCTGCTCGGCACCCACGTCTACCTGGACCTGCGCATCAAGGTCGCCAAAGACTGGCAACGCGACCCGAAACAGCTCCGCCGCCTCGGCTTCTACGACTGA
- a CDS encoding response regulator, with translation MSVRVLLADDESLLRMAFTMILDAQPDMTVVGEAGDGVEAVRLAARLRPDVVLMDVRMPGVDGIEATRRIVKDHPASRVLILTTFDLDEYAFAALKAGASGFLLKNARPEELLAAIRSVASGDAVVSPRITRRLLETFAPQLMNGGGPGDDARLDRLTAREREVLVQVARGLSNTEIAAALHLAEATVKTHLGRVLDKLELRDRVQAVVFAYETRLVQPGGPRP, from the coding sequence GTGAGCGTCCGCGTCCTGCTCGCCGACGACGAGTCGCTGCTGCGCATGGCCTTCACCATGATCCTGGACGCCCAGCCGGACATGACGGTCGTCGGCGAGGCCGGGGACGGCGTCGAGGCCGTGCGGCTGGCGGCACGGCTGCGCCCGGACGTCGTGCTGATGGACGTCCGCATGCCCGGCGTCGACGGCATCGAGGCCACCCGCCGCATCGTCAAGGACCACCCGGCGTCGCGGGTCCTCATCCTGACGACGTTCGACCTGGACGAGTACGCCTTCGCCGCGCTCAAGGCCGGGGCGTCCGGCTTCCTGCTGAAGAACGCGCGGCCGGAGGAGCTGCTCGCGGCCATCCGCAGCGTCGCCTCGGGGGACGCGGTGGTCTCGCCGCGGATCACCCGCCGCCTGCTGGAGACGTTCGCGCCCCAGTTGATGAACGGCGGCGGCCCGGGGGACGACGCGCGTCTCGACCGGCTCACCGCCCGCGAGCGCGAGGTGCTCGTCCAGGTGGCCCGCGGCCTGTCCAACACCGAGATCGCCGCCGCGCTGCACCTCGCCGAGGCCACGGTGAAGACCCACCTCGGCCGCGTCCTGGACAAACTGGAGCTGCGCGACCGGGTGCAGGCCGTGGTGTTCGCCTACGAGACGCGGCTCGTCCAGCCGGGCGGGCCACGCCCGTGA
- a CDS encoding sensor histidine kinase, with amino-acid sequence MYRPDRLLAALAGRPWVLDALSAAVLFLATLGPGRVPDGPPWLLALQAALVLPLVWRRRAPLTVFAVIAAVAGAQWLAGVQLPADVALLVALYTVGAHSTWRRTLAAWLVLEGGAVLASVRWAPEGRLLPSVAAMTAFTVAAAVIGTNMRTRRAYVAGLERDRDRRARLAVAEDRARMARDMHDIVTHNLSVMVALADSARYVRDSAPDKAATAMEQISATGRQALADMRRCLGVLRPDEPDAERHPMPGIAELPALAGQLRAAGLPTRVHLDGDPGGIPATAQLTVYRLAQEALTNALKHTTPGTRAEVTLRVSPEAVTVEITDDGRPAPATGHGPGFGITGMRERVAAFGGTLRAGPLPGGGWRVVARLNLETAGTGAS; translated from the coding sequence ATGTACCGGCCTGACCGTCTCCTGGCCGCGCTCGCCGGCAGGCCGTGGGTGCTCGACGCGCTGTCGGCGGCCGTGCTGTTCCTTGCCACCCTCGGGCCCGGACGGGTGCCGGACGGCCCTCCGTGGCTTCTCGCCCTCCAGGCCGCCCTGGTGCTGCCGCTGGTGTGGCGGCGGCGCGCGCCGCTCACGGTGTTCGCGGTGATCGCCGCGGTGGCCGGGGCGCAGTGGCTGGCCGGTGTCCAGCTCCCCGCGGACGTGGCGCTGCTGGTGGCGCTGTACACCGTCGGCGCGCACTCCACGTGGCGTCGCACGCTGGCGGCCTGGCTGGTGCTGGAAGGCGGGGCCGTGCTCGCCTCCGTCCGGTGGGCTCCGGAGGGGCGCCTCCTGCCGTCGGTCGCGGCGATGACGGCCTTCACCGTCGCGGCGGCCGTCATCGGCACGAACATGCGCACCCGGCGCGCGTACGTCGCGGGGCTGGAGCGTGACCGGGACCGGCGGGCGCGCCTGGCCGTCGCCGAGGACCGGGCCCGCATGGCCCGGGACATGCACGACATCGTCACCCACAATCTGTCGGTCATGGTCGCGCTGGCCGACAGCGCCCGGTACGTGCGCGACAGCGCGCCGGACAAGGCGGCCACGGCCATGGAGCAGATCTCCGCCACCGGACGGCAGGCGCTGGCCGACATGCGGCGCTGCCTGGGGGTGCTCCGCCCGGACGAACCGGACGCCGAGCGGCACCCGATGCCCGGCATCGCCGAGCTCCCCGCCCTGGCCGGCCAGCTCCGCGCGGCCGGGCTGCCGACCCGCGTCCATCTGGACGGCGACCCCGGCGGGATCCCGGCCACCGCTCAGCTCACCGTGTACCGCCTGGCCCAGGAGGCTCTGACCAACGCGCTCAAGCACACGACGCCCGGCACCCGCGCCGAGGTCACCCTGCGGGTGTCCCCCGAGGCCGTCACCGTGGAGATCACCGACGACGGCCGTCCCGCCCCGGCTACCGGCCACGGGCCGGGGTTCGGGATCACCGGGATGCGGGAGCGGGTGGCCGCGTTCGGGGGGACGTTGCGGGCCGGGCCGCTGCCGGGCGGGGGCTGGCGCGTGGTGGCGCGGCTGAACCTGGAGACGGCCGGGACGGGGGCGTCGTGA
- a CDS encoding alpha/beta hydrolase family protein, producing MAKAFMTAIPAAAALGLTAALAAPLTVAPAAADTSGVAEITGIVGNTGITGNAGIVTSASRSGMSGRLDMAGEGPVRLVLPTPSVRRSIGTVALHLVDRSRRDPLVKSRPYRELMVSLWYPAARTSARLPLAPHMAPRAAADWDVHSAPGLEIPPGTVNWAATTTHARLGAPVDRRAGALPVVLFAPGDGGPRSLGTALVEELAARGYLVVAVDHTFEADQVEFPGGRVERAAPLPGKITPAVIDRLLRKHARARLADMRFVLDRLAGLAQGRNPDAEASPLPAGLTGAPDLSHVGMVGQSLGGSVAAQLAHDDRRVDAGVNLDGSYVGPVARTGVSKPFLHLAAGSHTRRSDPTWKSFWGGSHGWKRELRFAGAAHGSFTDLQVLLPQLAATSGKIPSGDLIGTIAPARSLAAQRAYVTAFFDLHLKGHPTHLFDGPTPSHPDVKIIP from the coding sequence ATGGCAAAAGCCTTCATGACCGCCATCCCGGCCGCCGCCGCACTCGGGCTGACCGCCGCCCTGGCGGCTCCCCTCACCGTCGCCCCGGCCGCCGCGGACACGTCCGGAGTCGCCGAGATCACCGGGATCGTCGGGAACACCGGGATCACTGGGAACGCCGGGATCGTCACCAGTGCCAGCAGGTCCGGTATGTCCGGCAGGCTCGACATGGCGGGGGAGGGGCCGGTCAGGCTGGTCCTGCCCACGCCGAGCGTGCGACGGTCGATCGGGACGGTGGCACTGCATCTGGTGGACCGGTCACGGCGGGACCCGCTGGTGAAGTCCCGGCCCTACCGCGAGCTCATGGTGAGCCTCTGGTACCCGGCCGCCCGCACGTCCGCCCGCCTTCCCCTGGCGCCGCACATGGCGCCCCGGGCCGCGGCCGACTGGGACGTCCACTCGGCGCCGGGACTGGAGATCCCGCCGGGCACGGTGAACTGGGCCGCGACCACGACCCACGCCCGGCTGGGCGCGCCGGTCGACCGGCGGGCGGGGGCGCTGCCGGTGGTGCTGTTCGCCCCGGGGGACGGCGGCCCGCGCAGCCTCGGCACCGCGCTGGTGGAGGAGTTGGCCGCCCGGGGATACCTGGTGGTGGCGGTGGACCACACCTTCGAGGCCGACCAGGTCGAGTTCCCCGGCGGTCGCGTCGAACGGGCCGCGCCGCTCCCGGGGAAGATCACCCCAGCGGTGATCGACAGGCTGCTGAGAAAGCACGCGCGGGCACGCCTGGCGGACATGCGGTTCGTGCTCGACCGGCTCGCCGGCCTCGCCCAGGGACGCAACCCCGACGCCGAGGCGTCTCCGCTGCCCGCCGGGCTGACCGGCGCGCCGGATCTGTCCCACGTCGGGATGGTCGGGCAGTCCCTGGGCGGCTCGGTGGCCGCGCAGCTCGCCCACGACGACCGCCGGGTGGACGCGGGGGTGAACCTCGACGGCTCCTACGTCGGCCCGGTGGCCCGCACCGGGGTGTCCAAGCCCTTCCTGCACCTGGCGGCCGGCTCGCACACCCGGCGGTCCGACCCCACCTGGAAGTCCTTCTGGGGCGGATCACACGGCTGGAAGCGCGAGCTGCGCTTCGCGGGCGCCGCGCACGGCTCGTTCACCGACCTGCAGGTGCTGCTGCCCCAGCTCGCCGCGACGTCAGGGAAGATCCCCTCCGGCGACCTGATCGGCACGATCGCCCCGGCCCGCTCACTGGCGGCCCAGCGCGCCTACGTCACCGCGTTCTTCGACCTGCACCTGAAGGGCCACCCGACCCACCTGTTCGACGGCCCCACACCGTCCCACCCCGACGTGAAGATCATTCCGTGA